The Drosophila bipectinata strain 14024-0381.07 chromosome 2L, DbipHiC1v2, whole genome shotgun sequence genome has a segment encoding these proteins:
- the Or24a gene encoding odorant receptor 24a translates to MLPRFLTASYPMERHYFLVPKFALSLIGLYPEQKRTLPVRLWSFFNFFILSYGCYAEAYYGIHYIPINIATALDALCPVASSILSLVKMIAIWYYQDELKSLIQRVRFLTEQQRSQRKLGYKKRFYTLATRLTTLLLCCGFCTSTSYSVRHLLDNILRKSRGKEWIYETPFKMIFPDPLLRLPLYPITYILVHWHGYITVVCFVGADGFFLGFCVYLTVLLMCLRDDVFDLLEVKDIEKSPEKKNEARIVREMEKLVDRHNEVAELTERLSGVMVEITLAHFVTSSLIIGTSVVDILLFSGLGIIVYVVYTCAVGVEIFLYCLGGSHIMEACSELARSTFSSHWYGHSVRVQKMALLMIARAQRVLTIKIPFFSPSLETLTSILRFTGSLIALAKSVI, encoded by the exons ATGTTACCTCGGTTCCTCACCGCCTCGTATCCCATGGAGCGGCATTATTTTCTGGTGCCAAAGTTTGCATTGTCGCTGATTGGTCTGTATCCGGAACAGAAGAGAACTTTGCCGGTCCGGCTATGGAGTTTCTTCAACTTTTTCATCCTGAGTTACGGCTGCTATGCGGAGGCTTACTATGGCATACACTATATACCGATTAATATAGCCACGGCGCTGGATGCCCTGTGTCCGGTGGCCTCCAGTATTTTGTCGTTGGTAAAAATGATTGCCATTTGGTATTACCAGGACGAACTTAAAAGTTTAATCCAACGAGTGAGATTTCTAACAGAGCAGCAGAGATCTCAGCGAAAACTGGGCTATAAAAAGAGGTTCTATACTTTAGCCACTAGGCTAACCACTTTGCTATTGTGCTGCGGATTTTGTACTAGTACTTCGTATTCCGTCAGACATCTGCTGGATAATATTCTGAGGAAGTCGAGGGGTAAGGAGTGGATCTATGAAACGCCTTTTAAAATGAT cTTCCCTGATCCTCTACTTCGTTTACCTCTATATCCCATCACCTATATCCTTGTCCATTGGCATGGTTATATCACAGTTGTTTGTTTTGTGGGAGCCGATGGTTTCTTTTTGGGATTTTGTGTCTACCTCACAGTTCTATTAATGTGCCTTCGAGATGATGTCTTTGATTTGTTGGAAGTTAAAGATATTGAAAAAAGtccagagaaaaaaaatgaggCACGGATAGTTCGAGAAATGGAAAAACTAGTAGATCGTCATAACGAAGTGGCTGAACTAACCGAAAGATTGTCGGGAGTGATGGTGGAGATTACTTTGGCCCATTTTGTTACCTCCAGTTTGATTATTGGCACAAGTGTGGTGGATATTTTACTG TTCTCTGGTCTGGGCATTATTGTGTATGTGGTCTACACCTGCGCCGTGGGCGTGGAAATCTTTTTATATTGCCTCGGAGGCTCGCATATTATGGAAGCT tgcTCGGAGTTGGCTCGCTCTACATTTTCCAGCCACTGGTATGGTCATAGTGTTCGGGTTCAAAAAATGGCTCTTTTGATGATTGCTCGTGCCCAGCGTGTTCTTACCATTAAAATTCCCTTCTTTTCACCATCTTTAGAAACTCTAACATCT ATCCTACGCTTTACAGGTTCTTTGATTGCTTTGGCCAAGTCTGTTATATAA